The sequence CTCAAGCCGCCCTTCTGTTTCTTTCAGCTCATCGCCATCACTTTCATAGAGAGTCCGTACCAGTTCATGTCTCCGGGTTCCACTTTCCACCTCATTGCTGTGGAAGTTAATCAAACCCTCAACAGCGTCAAGATCTTCCCCGTGACTGGTGGCATACCCTCCATGCGCGCGCCCGGCAAGCTCTACTCTTCGGGCCGCGCTGTTAAATCGTTTCAGCAGTTGCACTATACGAAGGGAACGACCCAGTTTATCAAAATCAGTTTCGTGACTCACAGCGTTCCTCCTTATGCACAGGCCCGTTGCAACCAGCTATAGTAACGAAGCATCAGTTGTTCGTACTCCTCGGTCGTTCGCGCACGTCGTTCATCTTCCAGCCAGGCCCGAATACCATCAGATACCCGATCCATTACTGCATGGTATTCGCCTCGGCTCATGCGCACCATCCGGCCACTGGGGAGCTGAACCCGGTATGTTATCCTGCGATTCCGGTTCTCAAAGGCCGCCATGCTCTTTTCCTCCGGGTTCCCTCCGGCATATCCTTCCTGCCCGGCATCACGGAGAGCTTCGTCCAGTCCCTCAGGATCAATCCCTGATTCCGTGCCTGTTCCCACAATCGGCCCATGCACTCCGTGAAGTCGCACACGAGACATCGAGGCCTCCATTGCCAGCGCATATTCTTCCATCAGTTCGATTTCTTCGGCATACACCAGTCTGTTACCGCGCTGAAACTGAACAACGTGGGCAAGTTCATGCGCAAGAAGTTTCAGACCTTCCTCACTGTCCGGGGCGTAGCTCCCCTGCGAAAAATACAGATCATACCCGATACTCACCGCCAGAGCGCCATTCGATCGCGTGATTGCCTCTGCATCAGGCCCAAGGTGAATTCGCACCAGTGACAGATCAACCCCAAACAGCCGTTCATACTGTTCTCTGGTCGCCATATCAAGCGGGAATACCCGATCCTCATCTCTTCTGTGTTCCTGCACATCCCAACCAACCTGGCCACCGCCATAGTCTTTTTTCCTGAGAAGACTATGTGTGCCACCATCCTCCTTCAGTTGCATGA is a genomic window of Alkalispirochaeta americana containing:
- a CDS encoding eCIS core domain-containing protein, with product MSRSIHGEIRRYVEDVLALHRGIMQLKEDGGTHSLLRKKDYGGGQVGWDVQEHRRDEDRVFPLDMATREQYERLFGVDLSLVRIHLGPDAEAITRSNGALAVSIGYDLYFSQGSYAPDSEEGLKLLAHELAHVVQFQRGNRLVYAEEIELMEEYALAMEASMSRVRLHGVHGPIVGTGTESGIDPEGLDEALRDAGQEGYAGGNPEEKSMAAFENRNRRITYRVQLPSGRMVRMSRGEYHAVMDRVSDGIRAWLEDERRARTTEEYEQLMLRYYSWLQRACA